A portion of the Gigantopelta aegis isolate Gae_Host chromosome 10, Gae_host_genome, whole genome shotgun sequence genome contains these proteins:
- the LOC121384550 gene encoding galactosylceramide sulfotransferase-like: MALIRLCPHCRCHKATIACAIFTILMVLNMYVFLRPSVYTRLVPEVDNFCDPHLDHDVAATGSGKKKTVQHLVFLKVHKAASTTVMNIIIRFGLLRNLTFMTPRKMNTISEHGAFLATDILPPFQNGTYDILCNHMIFNKTAISRFFPSDSKYIAILRDPFEQMVSAFMYYKFVYPKSYLLNIAGKNPISTYLENPLKHEPQNPMFSFTFNRMSIDLGYNPKLLLNASVSQATDFIRQLEKDFDLVLIVDYFDESIVLLRRLLGWELKDILYVSANSFKTKSFRFSPEDRLRHQRWAWLDNAIYSHFYKVLWLKIFKQGPAFFDEVHTFQSVRRLVQTFCSQKLNGTDRLKVNKSNWNPEFEVTATDCSLMTMREIPMVDVVRLRHLKRLKDQGINYAIKTYSKISKSKRPSKGPSNKIDSRNKNIS; encoded by the exons ATGGCGTTGATACGGCTGTGTCCACATtg TCGGTGTCACAAGGCAACCATTGCGTGTGCGATTTTCACCATTCTCATGGTCTTAAACATGTACGTCTTTCtgaggccatcagtctacacgAGACTTGTACCGGAAGTTGATAACTTTTGTGATCCGCACTTAGATCATGACGTCGCGGCAACAGGAAGTGGAAAAAAGAAGACCGTTCAACACCTTGTTTTCTTGAAAGTCCACAAAGCTGCCAGTACCACTGTGATGAACATTATTATTCGCTTTGGACTCTTGAGAAACTTAACTTTTATGACTCCTCGGAAGATGAACACAATCAGCGAACACGGAGCTTTTCTGGCGACGGATATACTCCCGCCATTTCAGAACGGAACATACGACATTTTATGTAATCACatgatatttaataaaacagcaATTTCCCGATTCTTTCCATCTGATTCAAAATACATAGCAATTTTGCGTGATCCTTTTGAGCAAATGGTTTCGGCATTCATGTACTACAAGTTCGTGTATCCCAAGTCGTATCTTTTGAACATTGCCGGCAAGAATCCCATATCAACGTACCTGGAAAATCCTTTGAAACACGAGCCGCAAAATCCTATGTTCTCGTTCACTTTCAACAGGATGTCCATAGATTTAGGCTACAACCCTAAACTCCTTCTCAATGCTTCCGTGTCTCAAGCCACCGACTTTATCAGACAGTTAGAGAAAGACTTCGATCTTGTTCTTATCGTGGACTATTTCGACGAATCAATTGTGCTGCTTCGTCGTTTGCTGGGTTGGGAACTGAAGGACATTTTATACGTCTCGGCAAACTCCTTCAAAACCAAGTCCTTTCGTTTTTCTCCCGAGGACCGCCTCAGACATCAGAGATGGGCGTGGTTAGACAACGCCATCTACAGTCACTTTTATAAAGTGTTGTGGCTCAAGATTTTTAAACAGGGACCAGCATTTTTCGATGAGGTGCACACATTCCAGTCCGTTCGTCGTCTGGTCCAGACATTCTGTTCTCAGAAGTTAAATGGAACGGATCGTCTGAAGGTGAACAAATCCAACTGGAATCCTGAATTTGAAGTAACGGCAACAGACTGTTCCCTGATGACCATGCGCGAGATACCAATGGTGGATGTTGTGAGATTGCGCCATTTAAAACGGCTCAAGGATCAAGGAATTAATTATGCAATTAAGACATACAGTAAAATTTCTAAATCCAAAAGACCTTCCAAAGGACCTTCAAATAAAATAGattcaagaaataaaaatatcagcTAA
- the LOC121383587 gene encoding E3 ubiquitin-protein ligase TRIM56-like has translation MASTGEIADDFLLCSLCMEKYREPKTLPCLHTFCYSCLFTYVGQTATDAVFPCPLCGQETRQVGRNLSTEQWMETFTVNPFVFRLQKVSEMRQSVKACDVCRQEQVLVQAVHWCKECLEGLCEECERVHGRIRASREHHVVGMESLENEALVKLLRPRRGPDLCQEHRGKTLTHVCLNCKTVACDTCIAVFHQGCRKVEPSVKIVTDFRNDFCLAEKTLEEYFSLAAELSRTQHEQLDRLTKSKEEVISEITAFGQRLVNSILEKEQRLITEVDLLYIKHRDHMAENVWNSEVSVNSLAKTKQFVQYLTSYGSDMDVLNNYDVIGKQMQILKSKLILPRKRNEATPKFRFLPHKKASEILRSMNVLGEVVVTKIQNKPKLNKEQASLPAPPNPNLTPRLKDSPSSRHLAKRPSKNTQVPTTKFRLVSSFSGRCNSDTMKTDLRGILLLASGDFVVMDIQFRNTRLKKFGPRGKLISTLDPGECPHSLIMTSDSEAAVSLPKSREIAFVSLGGTLQICEKLKLSKQYYSLASSVVNAFVAVSISPPEVPTIDVVSFTGDVISSLPLDRVRYPTPPKGIAVSSKGEYLILFGGEESVVCLNEHGDFQYNFSPGKAHDVRREVGIQCNDVGNSYIVDAEAHKIHVVSDGGKYVGPLLGRIDGLRGPLAMCFSDAGRLALTQSNGDIKLFVVDQHK, from the coding sequence ATGGCCAGTACAGGTGAAATTGCAGACGACTTTCTCCTGTGTTCACTTTGCATGGAAAAATACCGAGAACCGAAAACTTTGCCATGTTTACACACCTTCTGTTACTCTTGTCTTTTCACATATGTCGGACAAACTGCCACGGACGCGGTTTTCCCATGTCCCCTGTGTGGTCAGGAGACCCGGCAGGTTGGGAGGAATCTATCCACGGAGCAGTGGATGGAGACGTTCACCGTCAACCCGTTCGTGTTCAGACTACAGAAGGTGAGCGAGATGCGCCAGAGTGTAAAAGCGTGCGACGTGTGCAGACAAGAGCAGGTGCTCGTGCAGGCCGTGCACTGGTGCAAAGAGTGTCTGGAAGGCTTGTGCGAGGAGTGTGAGCGCGTCCACGGACGAATCAGAGCGTCCAGGGAGCATCACGTGGTCGGTATGGAGAGTCTGGAGAACGAGGCCCTGGTGAAACTGCTGCGTCCAAGACGAGGTCCGGATCTCTGTCAGGAACACAGAGGCAAGACTCTGACTCACGTCTGCCTTAACTGCAAGACGGTGGCGTGCGACACGTGCATTGCTGTGTTTCACCAAGGCTGCAGGAAGGTCGAACCCAGCGTAAAGATCGTCACCGATTTCAGGAACGATTTCTGCTTGGCTGAAAAGACTCTGGAGGAATATTTTAGTCTGGCAGCTGAATTATCGAGGACACAGCACGAACAATTGGATCGTTTGACCAAATCCAAAGAGGAAGTGATAAGTGAGATCACAGCGTTTGGACAAAGACTTGTGAACTCCATCTTGGAGAAAGAGCAAAGGTTAATAACAGAGGTTGATTTGTTGTACATCAAGCACAGAGACCATATGGCAGAAAATGTCTGGAACAGTGAGGTCAGTGTCAACTCCCTTGCTAAAACTAAACAGTTCGTTCAATATCTGACGTCATACGGATCAGACATGGATGTATTAAACAATTACGATGTTATTGGAAAGCAGATGCAGATTCTGAAAAGCAAACTGATTCTTCCTAGAAAAAGAAATGAAGCCACTCCGAAGTTCAGATTTCTGCCACACAAAAAGGCTTCCGAAATTTTACGATCCATGAATGTACTTGGTGAAGTTGTCGTAACTAAAATCCAAAACAAGCCAAAGCTGAATAAAGAACAGGCATCGCTTCCCGCACCACCAAATCCAAACTTAACGCCAAGACTGAAGGATAGCCCTTCCTCCAGACATTTAGCCAAACGACCGAGCAAGAATACACAAGTTCCGACGACAAAATTCAGACTTGTTTCTTCTTTCTCGGGTCGATGTAACAGTGATACAATGAAGACAGATCTGAGAGGAATCCTGCTTCTTGCGTCTGGAGACTTCGTCGTCATGGACATCCAGTTTAGAAACACACGCTTGAAGAAATTTGGTCCTAGGGGAAAACTGATTTCGACGCTCGATCCGGGAGAATGTCCGCACTCACTTATCATGACTTCGGATTCAGAAGCTGCTGTTAGCCTCCCGAAGTCTCGTGAAATCGCATTTGTATCACTGGGAGGGACATTGCAGATCTGTGAAAAATTGAAGTTGTCCAAACAATACTATAGTTTAGCGTCTTCTGTCGTAAACGCCTTTGTTGCCGTCTCCATCTCACCGCCTGAAGTCCCTACTATCGATGTGGTATCTTTCACGGGTGATGTTATTTCTTCGTTGCCGCTGGACAGAGTTCGATATCCGACCCCACCGAAGGGAATAGCCGTCAGTTCGAAGGGTGAATATCTAATTCTGTTTGGTGGAGAGGAAAGTGTCGTCTGCTTGAACGAACATGGAGACTTTCAGTACAACTTCAGTCCTGGTAAAGCTCACGATGTCCGGAGAGAAGTGGGCATCCAGTGTAACGACGTTGGCAATTCGTACATCGTGGACGCTGAGGCACACAAGATACACGTCGTCTCGGATGGAGGCAAGTATGTGGGACCACTGCTTGGTCGCATTGACGGTCTGCGGGGGCCTCTAGCCATGTGCTTCAGTGACGCAGGCCGCCTGGCTCTAACGCAGAGTAATGGTGATATCAAACTGTTTGTAGTCGATCAACATAAATAA